The following is a genomic window from Candidatus Desulfofervidus auxilii.
TAACTTTTTTCAGTTTGAACCTTTGGATGAAAGTTTTTTTGAAACACTTTTGCGAGCAAAAGCAGTTATTTTTCCTCCGACTATTTCTTCTGAAATATATTTTTTTGTAAAAAATTTTGGAATTCCTGTTTTTCCAGAATATACATTTAGATTTTTATATCCTGGTAAAATTGGACAGATAATGCTTTTTAAACTTTTAAATTTGCCTCATCCTGAAACCACTGTTGTTCCAAGGCTTTGCGGAATAGAAGAAAATCCATATAAGAGAACTTTTAAAATTAAATATCCCTGTGTAATTAAAGGAAACTACGGAGACGAAGGAAGAGAAATTTTTTTGGTAAAAAATGAAGAAGAGTTGAAAGAAGTTTTTAAAGAAATTAAAAAATGGGAAATAGAAGGAAGATTTGGTTTCCTTATACAGGAATATATACCCTGTGATTTTGATGCAAGAGCCTATGTTATTGGAGAGAAAATTATAATTGTCTTTAGAGAAGGAGGATTTAAAAAAAATATTTCCCAAGAAGGTAGAATTATTTCCTGTCCTCAAAAAAACTTAAAAAAGAAAGTTTTTGAGCTTACCAGTAAGATTATAAAAAATACTCATTTTAATCTTGTAGCAATAGATTTTCTTTTTAAAGATAAAGAGCCCGTAGTTAGTGAATTTAATTTTGTTTTCGGAAGAAGAGCTATAGGGGAAAAAAAGTATGAAAATTATTTAAAAAAAGCTATAAAAAATTTTCTTAAGAAAGTAATATGAAAGGTACAACTTTTTTTATAAAGACTTTAGGTTGTAAAGTAAATCAAGTAGAAAGTGCATATATTATGGAAAGTTTGGTAAAAAAAGGTTTTTCTTTTTCTTCAGAAAAAGAAGCTAAAATTTTGA
Proteins encoded in this region:
- a CDS encoding ATP-grasp domain-containing protein; protein product: MIISFLPTFKGDFNFFQFEPLDESFFETLLRAKAVIFPPTISSEIYFFVKNFGIPVFPEYTFRFLYPGKIGQIMLFKLLNLPHPETTVVPRLCGIEENPYKRTFKIKYPCVIKGNYGDEGREIFLVKNEEELKEVFKEIKKWEIEGRFGFLIQEYIPCDFDARAYVIGEKIIIVFREGGFKKNISQEGRIISCPQKNLKKKVFELTSKIIKNTHFNLVAIDFLFKDKEPVVSEFNFVFGRRAIGEKKYENYLKKAIKNFLKKVI